From Coffea arabica cultivar ET-39 chromosome 2e, Coffea Arabica ET-39 HiFi, whole genome shotgun sequence, the proteins below share one genomic window:
- the LOC140036135 gene encoding uncharacterized protein, translating into MSCSKLWIRDDQRIIIGKNPFQVSLPQQFQQASNSPASASIIRTLPAEQCSYALNNKVTRPFPSPTFKDKGNVLGNIGCNQADSRSQFSCSDFTEHFRGASKPGIRISQSPNNSGELPYTESGKKLKDQISSFSSYEKGSTSNSVTQDTCVATDITHNADKSFICMNCYKFLTEIAEKTSGLSALLPTNQVYELPHNPSAKTRRSAGSSYLQISVYIQEEELPGVFLRLFRRRIRCQWICFCYLGLVYQWRWDSFMEVVDFQQIYLYVMVTLLCIFF; encoded by the exons ATGAGCTGCTCTAAGCTATGGATAAGGGATGATC AGAGGATTATAATTGGAAAAAATCCTTTCCAAGTCTCCTTGCCACAGCAATTTCAACAGGCTTCTAACTCACCAGCTTCTGCATCTATTATACGTACCCTTCCTGCTGAACAATGTTCCTATG CTTTGAATAATAAAGTTACTAGACCCTTTCCTTCTCCAACCTTCAAAGACAAGGGAAACGTTCTTGGAAATATTGGTTGTAATCAAG CTGATTCACGCAGTCAGTTCTCATGCTCTGATTTTACAGAACACTTCAGAG GTGCTTCAAAACCTGGTATCCGAATTTCTCAGTCTCCAAACAATAGTGGTGAACTACCTTATACTGAGTCGGGTAAAAAATTGAAGGACCAGATTTCTTCATTCTCAAGCTATGAGAAAG GGTCTACTTCTAACTCTGTGACACAAGATACATGTGTAGCCACTGATATCACACACAATGCAG ATAAATCATTCATATGTATGAACTGCTACAAATTCTTGACAGAAATAGCAGAAAAAACTTCAG GTTTGTCAGCTCTGCTGCCAACAAACCAGGTGTATGAACTTCCTCATAATCCCTCTGCTAAAACAAGAAGAAGTGCAG GATCAAGCTACTTGCAAATTTCTGTATATATTCAAGAAGAAGAACTCCCAGGGGTTTTCCTTCGCTTGTTTAGGAGAAGAATCAg GTGCCAGTGGATTTGCTTTTGTTATCTTGGTTTGGTATATCAATGGAG GTGGGATTCTTTCATGGAGGTTGTGGATTTTCAGCAAATATATCTATATGTGATGGTAACgcttttgtgtatttttttttaa
- the LOC113731454 gene encoding elicitor-responsive protein 1-like isoform X1, which produces MSISGIQGQPLEITVVGCSKLKDTEWISRQDPYVCLEYASTKFRTRTHTDGGKNPTFQEKFVFSLIEGLREITVAVWNSNTITYDDFIGNGKVQLQKVLSQGFDDSSWPLQTKTGRHAGEVRLIMHYANANKPATSYAPSAPPYVAPPIPQSSLYAAPPPSVGSYLPPTTYPAPPPPYSPYPPNPAAYVPAPYYPPAQAAYPAAYGAPSAYPPPPYPPPPYDPSHYHKGPFPGIYPPPPY; this is translated from the exons ATGTCGATTTCTGGAATTCAAGGTCAACCCCTGGAGATCACCG TTGTAGGCTGCAGCAAATTGAAGGATACGGAGTGGATTTCAAGACAAGATCCTTACGTTTGCCTGGAATACGCCAGCACTAAATTCCGTACCCGTACCCACACAG ACGGTGGAAAAAACCCTACTTTTCAAGAGAAATTCGTCTTCTCCTTGATTGAAGGGCTAAGGGAGATCACTGTTGCTGTTTGGAACAGCAATACCATTACCTATGATGATTTTATCGGCAATGGAAA GGTTCAGCTGCAGAAAGTGCTTTCTCAGGGATTTGATGATAGTTCTTGGCCACTCCAAACTAAAACCGGCAG GCATGCTGGAGAAGTTCGGCTGATTATGCACTATGCAAATGCTAAT AAGCCTGCAACAAGTTATGCTCCATCCGCTCCACCTTATGTGGCACCACCAATACCCCAAAGTTCTTTGTATGCTGCTCCCCCCCCATCTGTTGGGTCTTATCTACCTCCAACAACCTATCCTGCTCCACCTCCTCCCTATTCACCATATCCTCCTAATCCTGCAGCATACGTGCCAGCACCATATTATCCTCCTGCTCAAGCTGCTTATCCTGCAGCTTATGGAGCACCTTCAGCGTATCCTCCACCACCATATCCACCTCCACCTTATGATCCATCTCATTACCATAAAG GTCCATTCCCTGGAATCTATCCTCCACCACCATACTGA
- the LOC113731454 gene encoding elicitor-responsive protein 1-like isoform X2 — MSISGIQGQPLEITVVGCSKLKDTEWISRQDPYVCLEYASTKFRTRTHTDGGKNPTFQEKFVFSLIEGLREITVAVWNSNTITYDDFIGNGKVQLQKVLSQGFDDSSWPLQTKTGRHAGEVRLIMHYANANPATSYAPSAPPYVAPPIPQSSLYAAPPPSVGSYLPPTTYPAPPPPYSPYPPNPAAYVPAPYYPPAQAAYPAAYGAPSAYPPPPYPPPPYDPSHYHKGPFPGIYPPPPY; from the exons ATGTCGATTTCTGGAATTCAAGGTCAACCCCTGGAGATCACCG TTGTAGGCTGCAGCAAATTGAAGGATACGGAGTGGATTTCAAGACAAGATCCTTACGTTTGCCTGGAATACGCCAGCACTAAATTCCGTACCCGTACCCACACAG ACGGTGGAAAAAACCCTACTTTTCAAGAGAAATTCGTCTTCTCCTTGATTGAAGGGCTAAGGGAGATCACTGTTGCTGTTTGGAACAGCAATACCATTACCTATGATGATTTTATCGGCAATGGAAA GGTTCAGCTGCAGAAAGTGCTTTCTCAGGGATTTGATGATAGTTCTTGGCCACTCCAAACTAAAACCGGCAG GCATGCTGGAGAAGTTCGGCTGATTATGCACTATGCAAATGCTAAT CCTGCAACAAGTTATGCTCCATCCGCTCCACCTTATGTGGCACCACCAATACCCCAAAGTTCTTTGTATGCTGCTCCCCCCCCATCTGTTGGGTCTTATCTACCTCCAACAACCTATCCTGCTCCACCTCCTCCCTATTCACCATATCCTCCTAATCCTGCAGCATACGTGCCAGCACCATATTATCCTCCTGCTCAAGCTGCTTATCCTGCAGCTTATGGAGCACCTTCAGCGTATCCTCCACCACCATATCCACCTCCACCTTATGATCCATCTCATTACCATAAAG GTCCATTCCCTGGAATCTATCCTCCACCACCATACTGA